The Polyangiaceae bacterium genome includes a region encoding these proteins:
- a CDS encoding prolipoprotein diacylglyceryl transferase: MFPVLFRLPLPAWTIPLFPALLVLAALGAVLALFGYKKRAGDLLVIGAVLAAAAGLSAFSYQGQVYTLSPLPIYSYGAMLCVAIVVGWFLTLGLAERVGLPRDKMANCYFVTALAALAGARLMYVATNPHEFESFRDLFALRRGGLVAYGGFLGGFIGSFLYLRAQKIRLLAWGDAAAPGLALGVLITRVGCYMFGCDFGKPLGETAPAWLKKLGTFPRWAEGTLLEGSGSPAWIQHVNQRGLAPDVEASLPVHPTQLYEVLAGALLFVVVVLVRKHVRFRGQAFLALTLGYGYLRFIIEILRDDAERGELGPYIATHVYLPAALLIFAAAYVYGPSRSFSNPRLRYATDALAIVPPVALYFVLKPASFADASSLQLSTSQWVGLLTGVAAGVVWYTLDEGARKHPEAAMSLGPGAEESDEEAEEEKPAADEPAEEEASPPPPSANKKKKKKRKTAAPSA; encoded by the coding sequence ATGTTCCCCGTGCTGTTCCGCCTGCCGCTGCCGGCGTGGACCATTCCTCTGTTTCCGGCGTTGCTCGTGCTCGCCGCGCTCGGCGCGGTGCTCGCGCTGTTCGGGTACAAGAAGCGCGCCGGCGATCTGCTGGTGATCGGTGCAGTGCTCGCCGCTGCAGCGGGCCTGTCTGCGTTCAGCTACCAGGGCCAGGTCTACACGCTCTCACCGCTGCCCATCTACAGCTACGGCGCGATGCTCTGCGTGGCCATCGTCGTCGGCTGGTTCCTGACGCTCGGGCTCGCGGAGAGAGTCGGGCTGCCGCGCGACAAGATGGCGAACTGCTACTTCGTCACCGCGCTGGCGGCCCTGGCGGGCGCGCGCCTGATGTACGTCGCGACGAACCCCCACGAGTTCGAGAGCTTCCGGGATCTGTTCGCGCTCCGGCGCGGCGGGCTGGTGGCCTACGGCGGGTTCCTGGGCGGCTTCATCGGCTCGTTCCTGTACCTGCGCGCGCAGAAGATCCGGCTCCTCGCCTGGGGAGACGCCGCGGCGCCCGGCCTGGCCCTCGGTGTGCTGATCACGCGCGTCGGCTGCTACATGTTCGGCTGCGATTTCGGCAAGCCGCTCGGCGAGACGGCGCCGGCCTGGCTGAAGAAGCTCGGCACCTTCCCGCGCTGGGCCGAGGGCACGTTGCTCGAAGGCTCGGGGTCGCCGGCCTGGATCCAACACGTGAACCAGCGCGGGCTCGCGCCGGACGTCGAGGCGTCCTTGCCCGTGCACCCGACGCAGCTCTACGAAGTGTTGGCCGGCGCGCTGCTCTTCGTCGTCGTGGTGCTGGTGCGCAAGCACGTCCGCTTCCGCGGGCAGGCCTTCCTGGCGCTCACGCTCGGCTACGGCTACCTGCGCTTCATCATCGAGATCCTGCGCGACGACGCGGAGCGCGGCGAGCTCGGGCCGTACATCGCCACCCACGTCTACCTCCCTGCGGCGCTCCTGATCTTCGCCGCCGCGTACGTGTACGGCCCGTCGCGCAGCTTCTCGAATCCCCGGCTCCGTTACGCCACCGACGCGCTGGCCATCGTGCCGCCGGTCGCGCTCTACTTCGTGCTCAAGCCGGCGAGCTTCGCCGACGCCTCGTCGCTTCAGCTCTCGACCTCGCAGTGGGTCGGGCTCCTGACCGGCGTCGCCGCCGGGGTCGTCTGGTACACGCTGGACGAAGGGGCGAGGAAGCACCCCGAGGCGGCGATGAGCCTCGGGCCCGGAGCGGAGGAGAGTGACGAGGAAGCGGAGGAGGAGAAACCCGCTGCCGACGAGCCCGCCGAGGAAGAGGCGTCTCCGCCGCCGCCGTCGGCGAACAAGAAGAAGAAGAAGAAGAGGAAGACGGCCGCGCCGTCCGCCTAG
- a CDS encoding protein kinase, protein MNCETCGHANIDGARFCAKCGGVLPTHDEGAEDKLIGQVIGGRYRVTGVLGEGGMGIVYVGEQQMGSTIRQVAIKTLHQHLSKDPSVLARFHRECGTVAQLEHPNTIKFYDFGSTADGTLYIAMEFVKGKPLNEIIEQGGPMIPERVLKIMKQVCGALDEAHKQGIIHRDLKPENIILTDRAGEVDFVKVLDFGIAARSESADAQKEAKLTQQGMVLGTPPYMSPEQFTGKALDSRSDIYSLGVMTYEMLTGKLPFEADTPWQWATQHMTAQPLPFEVTAPASSISDHMRKAILRALSKDREQRQETAKDFYAELSHGGGITVVEEPPREKLQVQGTAAMAAAPDFGSFGSAPAVTPVPQSPAPMMAPAPMMAPAPMVPPAPMPSRGGGGGKGLIFGLAGLLALLGVIIVVVFVMQRKKDDGTDQPLTNPFGTSTGATTVGPVDTGTGTGTPTGTGDTTAAPPTEDAGTTPQPTAKPTTTGTSTAPKVDPAKACDACISAASGGNIGGASAAYSKCTDGAKKAQCSQIARGKAPGAAKSAALNGKCAQAKGTIAAAKAMGADSPALNNALAGSSCK, encoded by the coding sequence ATGAATTGTGAGACCTGCGGCCACGCCAACATCGATGGCGCGCGGTTCTGTGCCAAGTGCGGGGGGGTGCTTCCGACTCACGACGAAGGCGCCGAGGACAAGCTCATCGGCCAGGTCATCGGCGGGCGCTACCGGGTCACCGGCGTGCTCGGCGAGGGCGGCATGGGCATCGTCTACGTGGGCGAGCAGCAGATGGGCTCGACCATCCGCCAGGTCGCCATCAAGACCTTGCACCAGCACCTGTCGAAGGACCCCTCCGTGCTCGCGCGCTTCCACCGCGAGTGCGGCACGGTGGCCCAGCTGGAGCACCCGAACACCATCAAGTTCTACGACTTCGGCTCCACCGCGGACGGCACGCTCTACATCGCGATGGAGTTCGTCAAGGGCAAGCCCTTGAACGAGATCATCGAGCAAGGCGGACCCATGATCCCCGAGCGCGTGCTCAAGATCATGAAGCAGGTCTGCGGCGCGCTCGACGAGGCTCACAAGCAGGGCATCATCCACCGCGATCTGAAGCCCGAGAACATCATCCTCACCGACCGGGCCGGCGAGGTGGACTTCGTGAAGGTGCTCGACTTCGGCATCGCCGCCCGTAGCGAGTCGGCGGACGCCCAGAAGGAGGCGAAGCTGACCCAGCAGGGCATGGTGCTCGGCACCCCGCCCTACATGAGCCCGGAGCAGTTCACGGGCAAGGCCCTCGATTCGCGCAGCGACATCTACTCGCTGGGCGTGATGACCTACGAGATGCTGACGGGAAAGCTGCCCTTCGAGGCGGACACGCCGTGGCAGTGGGCGACGCAGCACATGACCGCGCAGCCGCTGCCCTTCGAGGTCACCGCGCCCGCGAGCTCCATCTCCGACCACATGCGCAAGGCCATCTTGCGCGCGCTCTCCAAGGACCGCGAGCAACGCCAGGAGACCGCGAAGGACTTCTACGCGGAGCTGTCCCACGGCGGCGGCATCACCGTGGTCGAGGAGCCGCCGCGCGAGAAGCTGCAAGTCCAGGGCACCGCGGCCATGGCGGCAGCGCCCGACTTCGGCTCCTTCGGCTCGGCGCCCGCGGTGACTCCGGTCCCACAATCGCCCGCGCCGATGATGGCGCCCGCGCCGATGATGGCGCCCGCGCCGATGGTGCCGCCGGCACCCATGCCCAGCCGCGGCGGAGGAGGAGGCAAGGGCCTGATCTTCGGGCTGGCGGGCCTGCTCGCGCTGCTCGGGGTGATCATCGTCGTCGTCTTCGTGATGCAGCGGAAGAAGGACGACGGCACCGATCAGCCGCTGACCAACCCGTTCGGCACCTCCACCGGGGCGACCACGGTCGGGCCGGTGGACACCGGCACGGGAACCGGCACGCCCACGGGGACGGGGGACACGACCGCAGCCCCGCCGACGGAAGACGCGGGCACGACCCCGCAGCCCACGGCCAAGCCGACCACGACCGGGACCAGCACCGCGCCAAAGGTCGATCCGGCCAAGGCCTGCGACGCCTGCATCAGCGCTGCGTCCGGCGGGAACATTGGCGGGGCCTCCGCCGCCTACTCGAAGTGCACCGACGGGGCGAAGAAGGCGCAGTGCTCGCAAATTGCCCGGGGAAAGGCGCCCGGTGCCGCGAAGTCGGCCGCGCTGAACGGCAAGTGCGCGCAGGCGAAGGGGACCATCGCCGCGGCGAAGGCCATGGGCGCCGACAGTCCAGCCCTGAACAACGCCCTGGCCGGCTCGAGCTGCAAGTAG
- a CDS encoding RluA family pseudouridine synthase has translation MSRGKQLWQVGPDGPRTLGEVLEALGVDARALAEGRVFVERRRASDATEELDVGSRVEVFAARPSEEPAWVVERADGFVIAHKPAALPTEADRSGHACLSREIAALIGARQVHAVSRLDVGVSGLVLLSESRTAHQRAARLREQGAISRAYVAIAERAPAPEHGGVSTPVEGRAARTRYAVVATARPHQLPSGERVSPALLTLWPETGRKHQLRLHARELGAPLLGDRAHGGARRLGTESGSVLEVPRVMLHAARVELPRPSGEPWVVVAPPPADFAEIWLALGGGGEDLERASAMR, from the coding sequence ATGAGTCGAGGCAAGCAGCTCTGGCAGGTGGGGCCGGACGGTCCGCGTACGCTCGGGGAGGTGCTCGAGGCTCTGGGCGTGGACGCGCGGGCGCTCGCCGAAGGCCGGGTGTTCGTCGAGCGGCGGCGCGCGAGCGACGCGACCGAGGAGCTCGACGTCGGCAGTCGCGTCGAGGTCTTCGCTGCGCGCCCCAGCGAGGAGCCGGCCTGGGTGGTCGAGCGTGCGGACGGCTTCGTGATCGCGCACAAGCCCGCGGCTCTTCCCACCGAGGCCGACCGGAGCGGCCACGCCTGCTTGAGCCGAGAGATCGCGGCGCTCATCGGAGCGCGCCAGGTCCACGCGGTGTCTCGGCTCGACGTCGGGGTCAGCGGGCTGGTCCTCTTGTCGGAGAGCCGCACGGCGCACCAGCGCGCCGCACGGCTGCGTGAGCAGGGCGCCATCTCGCGCGCGTACGTCGCCATCGCCGAGCGCGCGCCGGCGCCGGAGCACGGCGGCGTGTCGACTCCGGTCGAAGGTCGCGCGGCGCGCACGCGCTACGCGGTGGTGGCCACCGCACGGCCGCACCAGCTCCCGAGCGGCGAGCGGGTCAGCCCCGCTCTCCTGACGCTCTGGCCGGAGACGGGTCGCAAGCACCAGCTCAGGCTCCACGCCCGCGAGCTCGGCGCGCCGCTGCTCGGCGACCGCGCGCATGGCGGAGCGCGGCGGCTCGGCACCGAGAGCGGCAGCGTGCTCGAGGTCCCGCGCGTCATGCTGCACGCCGCGCGCGTCGAGCTGCCCCGCCCGAGCGGCGAGCCCTGGGTCGTGGTCGCGCCGCCGCCCGCCGACTTCGCCGAGATCTGGCTGGCCTTGGGGGGCGGAGGCGAGGACTTGGAACGCGCGAGCGCGATGCGCTAA
- a CDS encoding peptidoglycan DD-metalloendopeptidase family protein encodes MRGRAFFAILLGVSAAAALPGAASEPMEEPPLATPALPSPVSEVDRALDEIDRQERELRKELSDLGRESESAHARTIARGRAYVRLARAGLLPVGSGFQALVDHAAKVERVRRALGRDLDGERRLAERRVEIGKQLEKLKLKRGPLEVQQRALASARDALLQAQDRALAFQRAFESSGSGAHTAVYGAGVGPSDPSDLARGFASMKARLPFPIPGRAELKSARRPGTDGPGIEMRAPRGTPVRAVYPGRVAFADDYAGYGKTVILDHGESYYTVNANLSEFAVKVGDDVTTGARVGSVGDMGQGPMLYFEIRKGTEAVDPAEWFGI; translated from the coding sequence GTGAGAGGTCGAGCCTTCTTCGCCATCCTGCTCGGTGTCTCCGCCGCCGCGGCGCTGCCGGGTGCGGCGAGCGAGCCCATGGAGGAGCCCCCGCTCGCTACGCCGGCCTTGCCGAGCCCGGTGAGCGAGGTCGACCGCGCGCTGGACGAGATCGATCGGCAGGAGCGCGAGCTCAGGAAGGAGCTCAGCGACCTCGGCCGGGAGTCGGAGAGCGCCCACGCTCGCACCATCGCGCGCGGCCGCGCCTACGTGCGGCTGGCACGCGCGGGCCTCCTGCCGGTGGGCAGCGGGTTCCAGGCGCTGGTCGATCACGCCGCCAAGGTCGAGCGCGTGCGGCGCGCCCTGGGTCGAGATCTGGACGGCGAGCGCCGCCTCGCCGAGCGCCGCGTCGAGATCGGCAAGCAACTCGAGAAGCTCAAGCTCAAGCGCGGCCCTCTCGAGGTGCAGCAGCGCGCGCTGGCCTCGGCGCGGGACGCGCTCTTGCAGGCTCAGGATCGCGCGCTGGCGTTCCAGCGCGCGTTCGAGTCGAGCGGCTCGGGCGCGCACACTGCGGTCTACGGCGCCGGCGTGGGTCCGAGTGACCCCTCCGATCTGGCGCGCGGGTTCGCCTCCATGAAGGCGCGGCTGCCCTTCCCGATCCCGGGGCGCGCGGAGCTGAAGAGCGCGCGCCGGCCCGGCACGGACGGACCAGGCATCGAGATGCGCGCGCCGCGGGGCACGCCCGTGCGCGCGGTCTACCCGGGACGCGTGGCCTTCGCGGACGACTACGCCGGCTACGGCAAGACGGTGATCCTGGATCACGGCGAGAGCTACTACACGGTGAACGCCAATCTCTCCGAGTTCGCGGTCAAGGTCGGTGACGACGTCACGACCGGCGCACGGGTCGGCTCCGTCGGCGACATGGGCCAGGGCCCGATGCTCTACTTCGAGATCCGCAAGGGCACCGAGGCCGTCGACCCCGCCGAGTGGTTCGGGATCTGA
- a CDS encoding ABC transporter permease, giving the protein MTPIERAWRGSRNDWRLHLLSIFSVAVAFVCLASAVLVVVNVHGIRTRWAETGRASVFLKPDATPEQIDQIQKALRQTQGVTDVRHVTSEEARREVTAQKSDEVLGALPAEAFPASLEVRVADEAAVERLSKLASQLQALPAVESVETYQSWSERLGALLRGGVTASIVLALVVLGAVVSVVSSTIRLTLQRRRIEVEILKLVGATDSYVRRPFVLEGAAQGGIGALLAIALLGVLYGIVRGNFDGELGLLFGMAPTFLPWFVCTGMVALGALLGAAAAYGSLRRLLLV; this is encoded by the coding sequence ATGACTCCGATCGAACGAGCTTGGCGTGGCAGCCGCAACGACTGGCGCCTGCACCTGCTCAGCATCTTCAGCGTGGCGGTGGCGTTCGTGTGCCTGGCCTCTGCGGTGCTGGTCGTGGTCAACGTCCATGGCATCCGCACGCGCTGGGCCGAGACCGGCCGCGCCAGCGTGTTCTTGAAGCCCGACGCGACGCCGGAGCAAATCGATCAAATCCAGAAGGCGTTGCGCCAGACCCAGGGCGTGACCGACGTGCGCCACGTGACCAGCGAGGAAGCGCGCCGCGAGGTGACCGCGCAGAAGAGCGACGAAGTGCTCGGAGCGCTGCCGGCGGAGGCCTTCCCGGCCTCGCTCGAGGTGCGGGTCGCCGACGAGGCCGCCGTCGAGCGACTGAGCAAGCTGGCCTCGCAGCTCCAGGCGCTGCCCGCCGTCGAGTCGGTCGAGACCTACCAGTCGTGGAGCGAGCGGCTGGGCGCGCTCCTGCGCGGCGGGGTGACGGCCTCCATCGTGCTGGCGTTGGTGGTGCTGGGCGCGGTGGTGAGCGTGGTCTCGTCCACCATCCGGCTGACCTTGCAGCGGCGCCGCATCGAGGTCGAAATCCTCAAGCTGGTGGGCGCCACGGACTCCTACGTACGCCGGCCGTTCGTGCTCGAGGGCGCGGCGCAGGGCGGCATCGGCGCGCTCCTGGCCATCGCGCTCCTGGGCGTGCTCTACGGCATCGTCAGGGGCAACTTCGACGGCGAGCTGGGCTTGCTCTTCGGCATGGCACCGACTTTCCTCCCTTGGTTCGTGTGCACCGGCATGGTCGCGCTGGGCGCGCTGCTCGGTGCGGCCGCAGCCTACGGCAGCCTGCGCCGGCTGCTCCTGGTGTGA
- the ftsE gene encoding cell division ATP-binding protein FtsE, translating into MDSGAKTRAFKPALRGATRFDPAAARRPVLVFEDVHKAYRADAPVLRGLSLEIQRGEFVFITGPSGAGKSTLLRMLHAAEQVDSGRILFLGRDVSRLAGDSIPFLRRNIGVVFQDFKLVPNWSVLENVALPMEVLGVAPRMIRQRVGEVLERVGLGGRGPDRAGALSGGEQQRVAIARAIVGEPALVLADEPTGNLDPQLAIDILGLFEDINETGVTVLFATHDRTLLDVRPRRVVVLDEGKATDVPDGLDDLADGFGRKVA; encoded by the coding sequence ATGGATAGTGGGGCCAAGACCCGCGCCTTCAAGCCGGCCCTGCGTGGCGCGACCCGGTTCGACCCGGCCGCCGCTCGTCGCCCCGTGCTGGTGTTCGAAGACGTCCACAAGGCGTATCGCGCCGACGCACCGGTCCTTCGGGGCCTCTCCCTCGAGATCCAGCGCGGAGAGTTCGTGTTCATCACGGGCCCCTCCGGCGCGGGCAAGAGCACGCTCCTGCGCATGCTCCACGCCGCGGAGCAGGTCGACTCGGGGCGCATCCTGTTCCTGGGTCGCGACGTCAGCCGGCTGGCTGGCGACTCGATCCCGTTCCTCAGGCGCAACATCGGTGTCGTGTTCCAGGACTTCAAGCTGGTTCCGAACTGGTCGGTGCTCGAGAACGTCGCCCTGCCGATGGAGGTGCTCGGAGTCGCCCCGCGCATGATCCGGCAGCGGGTCGGGGAGGTGCTCGAGCGCGTAGGGCTCGGAGGCCGGGGGCCCGATCGAGCCGGCGCGCTCTCCGGCGGCGAGCAGCAGCGCGTGGCGATCGCTCGCGCCATCGTGGGCGAACCGGCGCTGGTCCTCGCGGACGAGCCCACTGGCAACCTGGACCCTCAGCTCGCCATCGACATCCTGGGGTTGTTCGAGGACATCAACGAGACCGGCGTGACCGTGCTGTTCGCGACGCACGATCGAACGCTGCTCGACGTGCGGCCGCGTCGCGTCGTCGTGCTCGACGAGGGCAAGGCCACCGACGTACCCGACGGGCTCGACGATCTCGCGGACGGCTTCGGCCGAAAGGTGGCGTGA
- a CDS encoding PD40 domain-containing protein has protein sequence MKLARPAHGLAAALATTLALAAPTARAGDPYLEWFTIPTPHFRVSYHGGLEEPAQRVATLLEAIHVRLTPQLGWVPSEVTEVVLTDMTDGANGSATALPYNAVRLFASAPDDMSPLGEYDDWMSELVTHEYAHVLHVDNISGIPALINSVFGKTSAPNQVQPRWVLEGLAVALETEHTGGGRLRSSHFDMILRADVLSGRLARLDQISHPARRWPTGNLWYLYGGAFIAWIAEVYGSDIYASVATDYGMNPIPWGINRSIRRATGRTYTELFEGWKLNLEKKYAAQVAEVKRRGLREGVRLTHRGRVAGGPRWVPECARRGKREELIYYVDDGHEPVGFWRVPLESRERAAEDDAELVAKATGNHVSFEPSCGFVFDSVAPSRRRYYFNDLFRQPKGTRSERGLRGSRERLTTGRRAREPEVSPDGRRIAYVTQRAGTTTLRIADLTPEGSLENERTLVPSARYEQAFAPRFSHDGKRIAYSSWTYGGYRDIRVADVKTGKFWQVTRDVALDQQPSWSPDDRYLYFTSDRTGIANVYAYDMATARLRQVTNVVTGAYMPEVSPDGKTLAYLGYTADGFDLFSMPLEPSSFLEPVEPPGQRARPHPDPPHKRWRVERYNPLPTLRPHSYELEHGPGAFGNTLKVMTDGADVVGHHALRATMLVPYESGEPSGSLVYAYRRLPMDFVLSGFRSVAPRRGYLYGDRQPIITETFTGVSTGIAYTEPGEADVQTISLYYTVGEFDSKLPVGTAADPYSHVTRDPHRGFLGMLSLGWGYSNADASLYSIGAERGFTAVANIDLASRETGSDDTLAAVFGRVTGYLPMPWADHHTLAVAASGAAAVGSYPRRGLYYTGGFVTDAPLVDAYTDGIRQGGFVLRGYEPAAFIGSQYNLLNTEYRFPIVYADRGVATLPIFLRTISGTLFADYGGAFDRLDLEDPFDLYHLGVGGELWVDLVFGYHARGTLRLGYARGFGSAAISGGQTYAVVASAF, from the coding sequence GTGAAGCTCGCCCGCCCCGCTCACGGCCTCGCCGCCGCGCTCGCGACGACGCTCGCTCTGGCTGCACCCACCGCCCGAGCAGGCGACCCGTACCTGGAGTGGTTCACGATCCCCACTCCGCACTTTCGCGTCAGCTACCACGGCGGGCTCGAGGAGCCGGCGCAGCGCGTGGCGACGTTGCTCGAGGCAATCCACGTGCGACTCACGCCGCAGCTCGGCTGGGTTCCGAGCGAGGTCACCGAGGTCGTGCTCACGGACATGACCGACGGCGCCAACGGCTCGGCGACGGCGCTGCCGTACAACGCGGTGCGACTCTTCGCCTCGGCGCCCGACGACATGTCCCCGCTCGGTGAGTACGACGACTGGATGAGCGAGCTCGTCACGCACGAGTACGCGCACGTGCTCCACGTCGACAACATCTCGGGCATCCCCGCGCTGATCAACTCCGTGTTCGGCAAGACCAGCGCGCCGAACCAGGTGCAGCCGCGCTGGGTGCTCGAGGGGCTCGCGGTCGCCCTGGAGACCGAGCACACCGGCGGCGGACGCCTGCGCTCGTCGCACTTCGACATGATCCTGCGCGCCGACGTGCTCTCAGGTCGGCTGGCGCGCCTCGATCAGATCAGCCACCCCGCACGGCGCTGGCCCACCGGCAACCTGTGGTACCTGTACGGCGGCGCGTTCATCGCCTGGATCGCCGAGGTCTACGGCTCCGACATCTACGCCTCGGTGGCCACCGATTACGGGATGAACCCCATCCCCTGGGGCATCAACCGCTCCATCCGCCGCGCCACGGGACGGACGTACACCGAGCTGTTCGAGGGCTGGAAGCTGAACCTGGAGAAGAAGTACGCGGCGCAGGTCGCCGAGGTGAAGCGCCGCGGGCTGCGTGAGGGTGTGCGGCTCACGCACCGAGGCCGCGTCGCCGGAGGGCCGCGCTGGGTGCCCGAGTGCGCGCGCCGAGGCAAGCGCGAGGAGCTCATCTACTACGTGGACGACGGCCACGAGCCCGTGGGCTTCTGGCGCGTGCCGCTCGAGTCGCGGGAGCGCGCGGCGGAGGACGACGCGGAGCTGGTCGCCAAGGCGACCGGCAACCACGTGAGCTTCGAGCCGAGCTGCGGCTTCGTGTTCGACTCCGTGGCGCCGAGCCGGCGGCGCTACTACTTCAACGACCTGTTCCGGCAGCCCAAGGGCACTCGCTCCGAGCGCGGCCTGCGCGGCTCGCGGGAGCGCCTCACCACCGGGCGCCGCGCGCGCGAGCCGGAGGTCAGCCCCGACGGACGGCGCATCGCCTACGTCACCCAGCGCGCCGGTACCACCACGCTGCGCATCGCGGACCTCACGCCGGAGGGCAGCCTCGAGAACGAGCGCACCTTGGTGCCCAGCGCGCGCTACGAGCAGGCGTTCGCGCCGCGCTTCTCCCACGACGGCAAGCGCATCGCATACAGCTCCTGGACCTACGGCGGCTACCGCGACATCCGCGTAGCCGACGTCAAGACCGGCAAGTTCTGGCAGGTGACCCGCGACGTCGCGCTGGACCAGCAGCCGAGCTGGTCGCCGGACGATCGCTACCTCTATTTCACCTCGGACCGCACCGGCATCGCCAACGTGTACGCCTACGACATGGCCACGGCGCGCCTCCGGCAGGTCACCAACGTGGTGACCGGCGCGTACATGCCCGAGGTCTCGCCCGACGGAAAGACGCTCGCCTACCTGGGCTACACTGCGGACGGCTTCGATCTGTTCTCCATGCCGCTCGAGCCGTCGAGCTTCCTCGAGCCGGTGGAGCCCCCGGGCCAGCGCGCCCGCCCCCACCCCGATCCGCCGCACAAACGCTGGCGGGTCGAGCGCTACAATCCGCTGCCCACGCTGCGCCCGCACTCCTACGAGCTGGAGCACGGGCCCGGCGCCTTCGGCAACACGCTGAAGGTGATGACGGACGGCGCCGACGTGGTCGGGCACCACGCCCTCCGCGCCACGATGCTCGTGCCCTACGAGAGCGGCGAGCCGAGCGGCTCCCTGGTCTACGCCTACCGCCGCCTGCCGATGGACTTCGTGCTCTCCGGCTTCCGCTCGGTGGCGCCGCGTCGCGGCTATCTCTACGGCGATCGCCAGCCGATCATCACCGAGACGTTCACCGGTGTCTCGACCGGTATCGCCTACACCGAGCCCGGCGAAGCCGACGTGCAGACCATCTCGCTCTACTACACGGTCGGCGAGTTCGACTCGAAGCTGCCGGTGGGCACCGCGGCCGATCCCTACTCGCACGTCACGCGTGATCCACACCGCGGCTTCCTGGGCATGCTCAGCCTGGGTTGGGGCTACTCGAACGCGGACGCTTCCCTCTACTCCATCGGCGCCGAGCGCGGCTTCACGGCCGTCGCGAACATCGACTTGGCGTCGCGCGAGACCGGTAGCGACGACACCCTTGCCGCCGTGTTCGGCCGCGTCACCGGCTATTTGCCGATGCCCTGGGCCGACCACCACACGCTGGCCGTCGCTGCCTCGGGTGCCGCGGCCGTCGGCAGCTACCCGCGCCGCGGTCTGTACTACACCGGCGGCTTCGTCACCGACGCGCCGCTGGTCGACGCCTACACCGACGGCATCCGCCAGGGCGGCTTCGTGCTGCGCGGCTACGAGCCGGCGGCCTTCATCGGCTCGCAGTACAACCTGCTGAACACGGAGTACCGCTTCCCCATCGTGTACGCCGACCGCGGCGTCGCCACCCTGCCGATCTTCCTGCGCACCATCTCCGGCACGCTCTTCGCCGACTATGGCGGCGCGTTCGACCGCCTCGACCTGGAGGATCCCTTCGATCTGTACCACCTGGGCGTTGGCGGCGAGCTCTGGGTGGACCTGGTGTTCGGCTACCACGCCCGCGGCACGCTGCGCTTGGGCTACGCCCGCGGCTTCGGCAGCGCGGCCATCAGCGGCGGCCAGACCTACGCGGTGGTGGCGTCCGCGTTCTGA
- a CDS encoding penicillin-binding protein: MRAWRRWVGIGAATGIVIALVPVVSGNVGIGALRKAEPRAPGVTLPSEHLAGLDLLRMDVRPRRVTTPLRDGKTAELTVDPVLQRAAMAELKRYKVPEGGVVVMEPSTGKILTWASYVNEGAKFDVNLRAEAPAASVFKVVTGAALVEKGGLNAKTEQCYHGGKSRIVADELLDDERRDKWCATLAIAMGRSLNVVFGRLAQKNLTPEDVTAMGGAFGFGAPIPFPVRNEAPKIDIPVDPLEFARASAGFWHTTLSPLGGALIAQTVANRGVTLEPRIVKAVYKDSEKVWEETRGPSTLRRAVKPETAAELGTMMLETVSNGSAYKSFHDKHGKAYLPGIAVAGKTGTLMRQKDGRFYTWFVGYAPADKPEVAISALVVNTPTWAIKGPELARNVLRAYFAKKGAKGVTAP, encoded by the coding sequence ATGCGCGCCTGGAGGCGATGGGTCGGGATCGGTGCCGCCACGGGCATCGTGATCGCGCTCGTCCCCGTGGTAAGCGGAAATGTCGGCATCGGCGCGCTGCGCAAGGCCGAGCCCCGCGCGCCTGGGGTGACGCTGCCCAGTGAGCACCTGGCGGGCCTGGACCTCCTGCGCATGGACGTACGCCCACGGCGGGTCACGACTCCGCTGCGAGACGGCAAGACCGCCGAGCTGACGGTCGATCCCGTGCTCCAGCGCGCGGCCATGGCGGAGCTCAAGCGCTACAAGGTGCCCGAGGGCGGCGTCGTGGTGATGGAGCCCTCGACCGGGAAGATCCTGACCTGGGCGAGCTACGTGAACGAGGGCGCCAAGTTCGACGTGAACCTGCGCGCCGAGGCGCCGGCAGCCAGCGTCTTCAAGGTGGTGACCGGCGCGGCACTGGTGGAGAAGGGCGGGCTCAACGCCAAGACCGAGCAGTGCTACCACGGTGGCAAGAGCCGTATCGTCGCGGACGAGCTTCTGGACGACGAGCGGCGCGACAAGTGGTGCGCCACGCTCGCCATTGCCATGGGGCGCAGCCTGAACGTCGTGTTCGGGCGCCTGGCGCAGAAGAACCTCACGCCCGAGGACGTGACGGCGATGGGCGGCGCGTTCGGCTTCGGCGCGCCGATCCCGTTCCCCGTTCGGAACGAAGCGCCGAAGATCGACATCCCCGTGGATCCGCTGGAGTTCGCCAGGGCGTCCGCCGGCTTCTGGCACACGACGCTCTCACCCCTCGGCGGCGCGCTGATCGCGCAGACCGTCGCCAACCGCGGGGTCACCCTGGAGCCGCGCATCGTCAAGGCGGTCTACAAGGACAGCGAGAAGGTCTGGGAGGAGACCCGGGGCCCCTCGACCCTGCGCCGGGCGGTCAAGCCCGAGACGGCCGCCGAGCTCGGGACGATGATGCTCGAGACCGTCTCGAACGGATCCGCCTACAAGAGCTTCCACGACAAGCACGGCAAGGCTTACCTGCCGGGCATCGCCGTGGCAGGCAAGACCGGCACGTTGATGCGCCAGAAAGACGGGCGCTTCTACACCTGGTTCGTGGGCTACGCCCCGGCGGACAAGCCCGAGGTCGCCATCTCCGCGCTTGTGGTCAACACTCCCACCTGGGCCATCAAGGGCCCGGAGCTGGCTCGCAACGTCCTGCGCGCTTACTTCGCCAAGAAGGGTGCCAAGGGCGTGACCGCCCCGTGA